One Frankia alni ACN14a DNA window includes the following coding sequences:
- a CDS encoding effector-associated constant component EACC1 has protein sequence MDIELVMAGAFHEDAMRSLWNWLGREPDLRGLVRLRESPPAAGEMGPKLDAVVVTLRSSAGRSVRALEEALTEWLAAQRRGPDGTGSVRMTVRTSDHSFELSTDTIGMTDPAVRQHFEDLARFAQAQLAAEPVRPTSATVQDGAAADVLTPEQVRLLAELFSTPMAAVRLLRHAGLAPERFPTFDAAPHAEGFWAAVAVELAHGRAPGGARRLLDTAKSEYPGNPAFARAPRS, from the coding sequence GTGGACATCGAGCTGGTAATGGCCGGTGCGTTCCATGAGGACGCAATGCGCAGCCTGTGGAACTGGCTGGGCCGGGAACCGGACCTGCGAGGTCTCGTCCGTCTCCGTGAGTCGCCGCCGGCCGCCGGGGAGATGGGGCCGAAGCTCGACGCGGTCGTCGTCACGCTGCGTTCCTCCGCCGGCCGCTCAGTGCGAGCCCTGGAGGAAGCACTGACCGAGTGGCTCGCCGCGCAGCGGCGGGGCCCGGACGGGACCGGATCCGTGCGAATGACCGTGCGTACCTCGGACCACAGCTTCGAGCTGTCGACCGACACCATCGGGATGACGGACCCCGCGGTACGCCAGCATTTCGAGGACCTTGCTCGGTTCGCGCAGGCGCAGCTCGCCGCTGAGCCGGTTCGTCCGACGTCAGCCACGGTGCAGGACGGCGCGGCTGCAGACGTGCTCACCCCGGAGCAGGTGCGCCTGCTCGCGGAACTGTTCAGCACCCCGATGGCGGCGGTGCGGCTGCTGCGCCACGCGGGACTTGCGCCGGAGCGTTTCCCGACCTTCGACGCCGCCCCCCACGCGGAGGGTTTCTGGGCCGCCGTCGCCGTCGAACTCGCTCACGGCCGGGCCCCGGGCGGCGCGCGTCGCCTGCTCGACACGGCGAAGAGCGAGTACCCGGGTAATCCGGCGTTCGCCCGCGCGCCGCGGAGTTGA
- a CDS encoding caspase, EACC1-associated type — MASRRWTSADLAGEGSRILVVGAASHRPGSLLPDLPPVSTTIGDLVTTLVTDCGVPPTSITTILDPAWPHDVGSALTIAAREATDVLVVWYVGHGLVDARGELYLATHATIDLNNDDLPPEYQALPYRIVQDALSRSSARAVVVILDCCFSARATPAQVTGADDVYGFAGAQAGFLLTAAARNSRALAPAGERRTAFTGSLIDFMQSGEPGGPPWITLERAFRHLARTLPAAGHPRPHRHSADLGGDLVLGPNHAYRPPPYDEEQPSREQPADPQGTPHDEEICPYPGLEPFDTASARYFFGRDDLVADVLRRIGERLTEPKPLIVIGPSGAGKSSLLRAGVVPALRAGVPALAGSSGWPQLTIRLRVDPLDALAEPLAEVLGADAAELRARLAADPATARELARATLGRRASADGGKEPHSTADPSYPHAPSDSLNPSDRPDVGHRDPRLLLIVDQFDELFDESIHEADRTAFVRALIAVATPGEAAHAPAGREAVAAGRPAPAVVLIGVRADFYGRCAEFPELRDALEDGLVVVGPMSQDQVRHAIEGPAREVGLGLQAGLVELLLRDIGMHARSTKHDPGALPPLAHALRATWQNRSGDLLTVRGYQATGGIDGAIAATADRVYQALREADRVVARGLMLGMVRVTAGGSDDIRRSRDRADLLSEHADPDRAGVILAAFAEPSARLVTVDRDTVEIAHEALIRSWPTLRSWIDEDRAGTLVELRLTEDAHSWEMDGRDPAALYRGNRLALAVERFSPAGSASRERHRPTGRAVSADDTAAGRRTLGAIASDFLAASENAERRRTLVRRGVFTGLAVLLVLSLLASGLALAQWRSALHQRRVATARGLTAQADTLRSSDLRTSLRLGAAAMALDPTDATRASLLTTLAQPYRTGATSKHPKMVTALAVTSNGRLMASASWDQGAHGTAGLVYLWDVSDPARPVLRATMREHQGLLSALTFTPDGIYLIGAGRDDGRTVVWDVANSRRPTVTAAITVDSHVNDIALAADGHTLALAADDGRASVWDFTDRAHPHLRAVTPPLPEEVRAVAFLDDGDLLATGSREAGIAVWSLFGTKPRLLTRTSDPASGSVAQIAISPDRRTLATASEDRTAATSSVLFNISPGGDLRKLGTVASNAAIAAVAFTPDSRTLVTTSPSDQRITTWDITDRGRPVRGPELSGHTGEIGELAFSADGRMLASGGDDGSVLLWSVDRARPTPLVDLVGGGGAPALGGEDPIAAIADGPTATLWDLVDPRRPSRRGTVADPADNIAAMAISQSGRLLVTSSIGRASGLVLLWDITNPARPVRRATLTGLDHIESVSIAPSGNVMMLGAAGANATELWEVTDPARPRRLSRLPGVSQKGGGGLALSPDGRTLAAPKDDGIALWDIGDPRRPVLRSIAGGYTEWVTALAFSPDGHSLVSGDSGGVAIIWEVADPAHPVRRATLAVNQSGLTSVAFMPDSKTLVTSGYDGDTVLWDVSDLSDPARRSTLVTGNSAWTTSLIAANGRFVLTTGVGRPARLWDLTTYTESHRDPVRLACVAAGGGPDRQEWARYAPGMPYQRICPK, encoded by the coding sequence ATGGCGAGTCGACGTTGGACGAGCGCTGATCTGGCGGGTGAGGGAAGCCGGATCCTCGTGGTTGGCGCCGCGAGTCACCGGCCGGGCTCGCTGCTGCCCGATCTGCCGCCAGTGTCGACCACCATCGGCGATCTCGTGACAACCCTGGTGACCGACTGCGGAGTTCCGCCCACATCGATCACGACCATCCTCGATCCGGCGTGGCCTCATGACGTGGGTTCGGCACTCACCATCGCCGCGCGGGAAGCGACTGACGTCCTGGTCGTCTGGTACGTCGGACACGGTCTCGTCGATGCCCGGGGCGAGCTGTACCTGGCGACGCATGCGACCATCGACCTCAACAACGACGACCTACCGCCCGAGTACCAGGCATTGCCGTACCGCATTGTTCAGGATGCACTCTCCCGGTCTTCGGCGAGGGCTGTCGTGGTCATCCTGGATTGCTGCTTCTCCGCCCGAGCCACACCGGCGCAGGTCACCGGTGCGGACGACGTCTACGGTTTCGCTGGGGCACAGGCTGGGTTTCTGCTGACGGCGGCGGCCCGGAACTCACGAGCGCTCGCCCCAGCCGGCGAGCGGCGGACCGCGTTCACCGGCTCGCTGATCGACTTCATGCAATCCGGTGAGCCCGGTGGACCTCCGTGGATCACGTTGGAACGGGCCTTCCGGCATCTCGCCAGGACGCTACCCGCGGCCGGCCACCCACGGCCGCATCGGCACAGCGCGGATCTCGGCGGTGACCTCGTCCTCGGCCCGAACCACGCCTATCGGCCTCCCCCGTACGACGAGGAGCAGCCGTCCCGCGAGCAGCCCGCGGACCCGCAGGGCACCCCCCATGACGAGGAGATCTGCCCATACCCAGGCTTGGAGCCGTTCGACACTGCCTCGGCGAGATACTTCTTCGGCCGCGACGATCTGGTCGCCGACGTCCTTCGCCGGATTGGCGAACGGCTGACCGAACCAAAACCATTGATCGTCATCGGCCCGTCGGGGGCCGGGAAGTCTTCGCTGCTGCGTGCCGGTGTCGTGCCCGCGCTGCGTGCCGGTGTTCCCGCCCTCGCCGGATCATCGGGTTGGCCACAGCTCACCATCCGGCTCCGGGTCGACCCTCTGGACGCGCTGGCCGAGCCCCTCGCCGAGGTGCTGGGCGCTGACGCGGCCGAGCTGCGCGCGCGGCTCGCCGCAGACCCCGCGACAGCCCGCGAGCTGGCCCGCGCGACGCTGGGCAGGCGCGCCTCGGCGGACGGCGGCAAGGAGCCGCACTCGACGGCGGACCCCTCATACCCGCACGCGCCGTCGGATTCTCTGAACCCGTCGGACCGGCCTGACGTCGGTCACCGGGATCCCCGGCTCCTGCTGATCGTCGACCAGTTTGACGAGCTGTTCGACGAGTCGATTCATGAGGCGGACCGCACGGCGTTCGTGCGCGCGCTGATCGCCGTCGCGACGCCAGGTGAAGCAGCTCACGCGCCAGCCGGCAGGGAGGCGGTGGCCGCGGGGCGACCGGCCCCCGCCGTCGTCCTGATCGGGGTCCGGGCGGACTTCTATGGCCGCTGCGCCGAGTTCCCCGAACTGCGGGACGCCCTGGAGGACGGGCTCGTCGTCGTCGGGCCGATGAGCCAGGACCAGGTCCGCCACGCTATCGAGGGGCCGGCCCGCGAGGTCGGCCTCGGGTTGCAGGCGGGGCTCGTCGAACTGCTGCTGCGCGACATCGGCATGCATGCCCGCAGCACCAAACACGACCCGGGGGCGCTCCCGCCGCTCGCGCACGCGCTTCGCGCCACCTGGCAGAACAGGTCCGGCGACCTCCTGACCGTGCGGGGCTACCAGGCCACCGGCGGTATTGACGGCGCCATCGCGGCCACCGCCGACCGCGTGTACCAGGCGTTGCGCGAAGCCGACCGCGTGGTCGCCCGCGGCCTGATGCTCGGGATGGTCCGGGTCACCGCCGGGGGCTCGGACGACATCCGTCGCAGTCGGGACCGGGCGGACCTGCTGTCCGAACATGCCGACCCCGACCGGGCCGGAGTGATCCTCGCCGCCTTCGCCGAGCCCAGCGCGCGGCTGGTCACCGTCGATCGGGACACCGTCGAAATCGCGCATGAGGCACTCATCCGTTCCTGGCCGACGCTGCGGAGCTGGATCGACGAGGACCGGGCGGGAACGCTGGTCGAACTGCGCCTCACCGAGGACGCCCACTCCTGGGAGATGGACGGCCGCGACCCCGCCGCGTTGTACCGCGGCAACCGGCTCGCTCTCGCCGTCGAGCGGTTCTCCCCCGCTGGCAGCGCCTCACGCGAACGCCATCGGCCGACCGGGAGAGCAGTTTCAGCGGACGACACCGCGGCCGGTAGACGGACTCTAGGCGCGATCGCCAGCGACTTTCTCGCCGCGAGCGAGAATGCCGAGCGCCGCCGGACGCTCGTGCGTCGCGGCGTCTTCACCGGACTGGCAGTCCTGCTCGTCCTGTCGCTGCTCGCGTCCGGCCTCGCGCTGGCGCAGTGGCGCAGTGCCCTGCACCAACGCCGGGTCGCGACGGCCCGCGGCCTGACCGCGCAGGCCGACACCCTGCGTAGCAGCGACCTGCGAACGTCGCTGCGGCTCGGCGCGGCGGCGATGGCCCTCGACCCCACCGACGCGACCCGGGCCAGCCTGCTCACGACGCTCGCCCAGCCGTACAGGACTGGCGCCACCAGCAAGCACCCGAAGATGGTCACCGCGCTGGCGGTCACCTCCAACGGCCGGCTCATGGCGAGCGCCTCCTGGGACCAGGGCGCCCACGGCACCGCCGGGCTGGTCTACCTGTGGGACGTCAGCGACCCCGCCCGTCCGGTACTCAGGGCGACCATGCGTGAGCACCAGGGTTTGCTCTCGGCGCTCACGTTCACGCCGGACGGCATCTACCTGATCGGCGCCGGACGCGACGACGGCCGCACCGTCGTGTGGGACGTCGCCAACTCCCGCCGGCCCACGGTGACAGCGGCGATCACTGTGGACAGCCACGTCAACGACATCGCGCTGGCCGCCGACGGGCACACCCTCGCACTCGCCGCCGACGATGGCAGAGCCAGTGTTTGGGACTTCACGGATCGCGCCCATCCGCACCTACGCGCCGTAACGCCGCCTCTCCCGGAGGAGGTCCGCGCAGTGGCCTTCCTCGACGACGGAGATCTCCTTGCTACCGGCTCACGCGAGGCCGGCATTGCAGTGTGGTCTCTTTTCGGCACGAAGCCGCGCCTACTGACCCGGACCAGCGATCCAGCCTCAGGATCCGTAGCCCAGATCGCGATCTCACCAGATCGGCGCACACTCGCCACCGCATCAGAGGATCGGACCGCTGCCACGTCCTCGGTACTGTTCAACATCTCGCCTGGAGGCGATCTTCGCAAACTCGGCACCGTGGCCAGTAACGCGGCGATCGCCGCCGTCGCGTTCACGCCGGACAGCCGCACGCTGGTGACGACATCACCATCGGATCAACGCATCACGACGTGGGACATCACCGATCGCGGCCGGCCGGTCCGCGGCCCCGAACTCAGCGGCCACACCGGCGAGATCGGGGAACTGGCCTTCAGCGCTGACGGGCGGATGCTCGCGAGCGGCGGGGATGACGGCTCGGTGCTGCTCTGGAGTGTCGACCGGGCGCGTCCGACACCACTGGTTGATCTGGTCGGCGGCGGTGGCGCGCCCGCACTCGGGGGGGAGGACCCGATCGCAGCGATCGCGGACGGCCCCACTGCCACCCTGTGGGACCTCGTCGACCCGCGGCGTCCGTCTCGCCGCGGCACCGTCGCCGATCCGGCCGACAACATCGCCGCAATGGCGATCAGTCAAAGCGGCCGACTCCTGGTCACGTCGAGCATCGGAAGAGCGAGCGGGCTCGTGCTGCTCTGGGACATCACCAACCCGGCGCGACCAGTCCGACGGGCCACGCTGACGGGACTAGATCACATCGAATCGGTGTCCATCGCACCGAGCGGGAACGTGATGATGCTCGGCGCAGCGGGGGCCAACGCCACGGAACTGTGGGAGGTCACCGATCCCGCACGGCCCAGGCGGCTGTCTCGGCTACCAGGCGTCAGCCAGAAGGGCGGCGGCGGGCTGGCCCTCTCACCGGACGGTCGGACCCTCGCGGCTCCGAAGGACGACGGGATCGCGCTCTGGGACATCGGGGATCCGCGCCGGCCGGTGTTGCGCTCGATCGCTGGCGGATACACCGAATGGGTCACGGCGCTGGCGTTCTCGCCGGACGGACACAGTCTCGTCAGCGGAGACAGTGGGGGCGTCGCGATCATCTGGGAGGTCGCCGATCCGGCGCATCCGGTTCGCCGGGCGACGCTGGCTGTGAATCAGAGCGGACTCACATCGGTCGCATTCATGCCCGATTCGAAGACCCTCGTTACGTCGGGCTACGATGGAGATACCGTACTCTGGGATGTCTCCGACCTCTCCGATCCGGCCCGACGCAGCACGCTGGTCACCGGCAACAGCGCCTGGACCACCAGTCTGATCGCGGCCAACGGTCGGTTTGTCCTCACCACGGGCGTGGGGCGTCCCGCCCGTTTGTGGGATCTGACGACCTATACGGAGTCCCATCGAGATCCGGTCCGACTGGCGTGCGTTGCCGCGGGCGGCGGCCCCGACCGGCAGGAATGGGCTCGCTACGCGCCGGGAATGCCCTACCAGCGCATCTGCCCGAAGTAG
- a CDS encoding FHA domain-containing protein, which yields MSTAVLTVTSEAGEVIVPAGRPRFIIGRARNADHVIADGRVSRQHLMIEETDRGWAVRDVSSNGTWVDGSRMLHTVELHAAGLHAVEPQAVEVGPVGASPVVSRGEARFRLGTSTGPEVVIRTEPPSPRSAPDELPGGGADMQTMLPHQTGYLPPRTANQATRPPRREDLDAGRRATPAGATPAGATPAGATPAGASSADATPIGASSAGATPVGASSARAVPGGASSAGATPVGASSAGAVPAGAAHDQAERGQADGGQGDGGQGDGGQAERGGHARLDREHERGTTYPLRPGTMTIGRARDNDIVISDLLASRHHASLTVQGPSVELVDLDSANGTFHDGRRIQRAQVEQGDIIAIGHHVFQLEGNLLVEYLDSGDVSFEAEHLNVWAGEKQLMHDMTFRLPGRALLGVVGPSGAGKSTLLNALTGFRPADSGAVRYAGRDLYTEYDELRRRIGYVPQDDILHASLTVRKALEFGATLRFPPDVTESERARRIDEVLAELNLTPHADTVVAKLSGGQRKRVSVALELLTRPTLLYLDEPTSGLDPGMDLQVMQSLRTLADDGRTVIVVTHSVAQLDLCDYVLVLAPGGYVAYFGPPRDALPFFGEQGYPWVFLRLQETPGAESAARFRQSRHYVPASVTAPSARPAPEELPSIRQQSVLSQLVTLSRRTLAVIASDKGYLRLAVAFPFVLGLIPRAINGNFADTHDRFTPNSDGPTIFLIMVLCACFMGMSNSVREIVKERAIYQRERAIGLSRGAYVGSKVGVLFIITVLQVIPFTLIGLVGRQPPGHLVFGNTLLECMLAVFVVGFASGMIGLMISALVDNADKTMPLLVIVTMVQLVFSAGIVPIGGKAGLEQVAVVSPARWGFAAMAADADFNTITRAGVQRPKTVNGVPVAGQTVPVNPRAPEPDRLFSHTKKQYLTDLGAGFAAAAVYIAITYLLLRRLDPKRSRRRKPATQ from the coding sequence GTGTCCACGGCAGTTCTGACGGTGACGAGCGAGGCCGGCGAGGTGATCGTGCCCGCGGGGCGACCGCGGTTCATCATCGGCCGAGCGCGCAACGCGGACCATGTGATCGCGGACGGCCGGGTCTCCCGGCAGCACCTGATGATCGAGGAGACGGACCGCGGCTGGGCCGTGCGGGACGTCAGCTCCAACGGCACCTGGGTCGACGGCAGCCGGATGCTGCACACGGTCGAGCTGCACGCGGCCGGCCTGCACGCGGTCGAGCCGCAGGCGGTCGAGGTGGGCCCGGTCGGGGCGAGCCCGGTGGTGAGTCGCGGCGAGGCCCGGTTCCGGCTCGGCACGTCGACAGGCCCCGAGGTCGTCATCCGCACCGAGCCCCCCTCGCCGCGGTCCGCCCCCGACGAGCTCCCCGGCGGGGGCGCGGACATGCAGACCATGCTGCCCCACCAGACCGGATACCTCCCGCCGCGCACGGCGAACCAGGCCACCCGCCCGCCGCGGCGCGAAGACCTCGACGCCGGCCGCCGCGCCACCCCCGCCGGTGCCACCCCCGCCGGTGCCACCCCCGCCGGTGCCACCCCCGCCGGCGCCTCCTCCGCCGATGCCACCCCCATCGGCGCCTCCTCCGCCGGTGCCACCCCCGTCGGGGCCTCCTCCGCCAGGGCCGTTCCCGGCGGCGCCTCCTCCGCTGGTGCCACCCCCGTCGGTGCGTCCTCTGCCGGCGCCGTCCCCGCCGGCGCCGCCCACGACCAGGCCGAGCGCGGCCAGGCCGACGGCGGCCAGGGTGACGGCGGGCAGGGTGACGGTGGCCAGGCCGAGCGTGGCGGCCACGCCCGCCTGGACCGTGAGCACGAGCGTGGCACCACCTACCCGCTGCGCCCGGGGACGATGACGATCGGTCGCGCTCGCGACAACGACATCGTCATCTCCGACCTGCTTGCCTCCCGCCACCACGCCTCGCTGACCGTCCAGGGTCCGAGCGTCGAGCTCGTCGACCTGGACTCCGCCAACGGCACGTTCCACGACGGCCGGCGCATCCAGCGCGCACAGGTCGAACAGGGCGACATCATCGCCATCGGCCATCACGTCTTCCAGCTCGAGGGCAACCTGCTCGTCGAGTACCTCGACTCCGGCGACGTCAGCTTCGAGGCCGAGCACCTCAACGTGTGGGCCGGCGAGAAGCAGCTCATGCACGACATGACCTTCCGACTGCCCGGCCGCGCGCTGCTCGGCGTCGTCGGCCCGTCGGGCGCCGGAAAATCGACGCTGCTCAACGCGCTGACCGGCTTCCGGCCGGCGGACTCCGGCGCCGTCCGGTACGCCGGGCGGGACCTCTACACCGAGTACGACGAACTTCGCCGCCGGATCGGCTACGTGCCGCAGGACGACATCCTGCACGCCTCGCTGACCGTGCGTAAGGCGCTGGAGTTCGGCGCCACGCTGCGGTTCCCCCCGGACGTGACGGAGTCGGAGCGCGCCAGGCGGATCGACGAGGTCCTCGCCGAGCTGAACCTCACCCCGCACGCGGACACCGTCGTCGCCAAGCTGTCCGGCGGCCAGCGCAAGCGGGTCTCCGTGGCGCTGGAACTGCTCACCCGGCCCACGCTGCTGTACCTGGACGAGCCGACCTCGGGCCTCGACCCGGGCATGGACCTGCAGGTCATGCAGTCGCTGCGCACGCTCGCCGACGACGGCCGCACGGTCATCGTCGTCACGCACTCGGTGGCGCAGCTCGACCTGTGCGACTACGTCCTGGTGCTCGCGCCGGGCGGCTACGTCGCCTACTTCGGTCCGCCACGCGACGCACTGCCGTTCTTCGGCGAGCAGGGCTACCCGTGGGTCTTCCTGCGCCTGCAGGAGACCCCGGGGGCCGAGTCGGCGGCGCGTTTCCGCCAGTCCCGGCATTACGTGCCGGCGTCGGTGACCGCCCCCTCGGCCCGGCCCGCGCCGGAGGAGCTGCCGAGCATTCGGCAGCAGTCGGTGCTCTCGCAGCTCGTCACGCTGAGCAGACGGACGTTGGCGGTCATCGCGTCCGACAAGGGATACCTGCGCCTCGCGGTCGCGTTCCCGTTCGTGTTGGGCCTGATCCCGCGGGCGATCAACGGGAATTTCGCCGACACCCACGACAGGTTCACGCCGAACTCGGACGGGCCCACCATCTTCCTGATCATGGTGCTGTGTGCCTGCTTCATGGGAATGTCGAACTCGGTGCGCGAGATCGTCAAGGAACGGGCGATCTATCAGCGAGAACGTGCGATCGGCCTGTCGAGAGGGGCCTATGTCGGCTCGAAGGTCGGAGTGTTGTTCATCATCACCGTCCTGCAGGTGATCCCGTTCACGCTCATCGGCCTCGTCGGCCGGCAACCCCCGGGCCACCTGGTGTTCGGTAACACGCTGCTGGAATGCATGCTCGCGGTGTTCGTGGTGGGTTTCGCCTCCGGCATGATCGGGCTGATGATCTCGGCGTTGGTGGACAACGCCGACAAGACGATGCCGCTGCTGGTCATCGTCACGATGGTGCAGCTGGTGTTCTCCGCCGGCATCGTGCCGATCGGGGGGAAGGCGGGCCTGGAGCAGGTCGCCGTGGTCTCGCCGGCCCGGTGGGGCTTCGCCGCGATGGCCGCGGACGCGGACTTCAACACGATCACCCGGGCCGGCGTCCAGCGGCCGAAGACCGTCAACGGTGTGCCCGTCGCCGGGCAGACCGTGCCGGTCAACCCGCGCGCGCCGGAGCCGGACAGGCTGTTCAGTCACACAAAAAAGCAGTATCTGACCGACCTTGGCGCCGGGTTCGCCGCCGCCGCGGTCTACATCGCCATCACCTACCTGCTGCTGCGCCGCCTGGACCCGAAGCGGAGCAGGAGACGAAAGCCGGCCACCCAGTGA
- a CDS encoding MOSC domain-containing protein — MGCVLTVNVAVVRTDAWTGRQGRSGIDKRPVEGPVHVGRVGLRGDTICDLTFHGGVDRAVYVFAHEDFSWWSSLLDRDIPPGGFGENLTSVGMDVTGARIGEIWAVGSAVVQVTAPRTPCRVFAGFWDVPDLVARFSRRGTPGAYLRVLTVGEVAAGDPVTVLHRPDHGITVGQVFRAVMTDPDELPALGGITDLLPEDIRHRVQRRLARSAASTGG, encoded by the coding sequence ATGGGATGTGTCCTCACTGTCAACGTCGCCGTGGTCCGGACCGACGCGTGGACCGGGAGGCAGGGGCGCAGCGGGATCGACAAGCGTCCCGTCGAGGGGCCGGTGCACGTCGGCCGGGTCGGCCTGCGCGGAGACACCATCTGCGACCTGACGTTTCACGGCGGTGTCGACCGGGCCGTGTACGTGTTCGCGCACGAGGACTTCTCCTGGTGGTCGAGTCTCCTCGACCGCGATATTCCTCCCGGTGGCTTCGGTGAGAACCTGACCTCGGTGGGAATGGACGTCACCGGCGCGCGGATCGGCGAGATCTGGGCCGTCGGGTCCGCCGTGGTCCAGGTGACCGCGCCGCGCACCCCGTGCCGCGTCTTCGCCGGGTTCTGGGATGTCCCCGATCTCGTTGCGCGCTTTTCGCGGCGCGGTACGCCCGGCGCATACCTGCGGGTGCTGACCGTAGGCGAGGTCGCCGCCGGGGACCCGGTCACCGTCCTGCACCGTCCCGATCACGGGATCACCGTCGGGCAGGTCTTCCGGGCGGTCATGACCGACCCCGACGAGCTGCCCGCGCTCGGCGGCATCACGGACCTGCTCCCGGAGGACATCCGCCACCGGGTCCAGCGCCGGCTGGCCCGATCCGCCGCCAGCACCGGCGGGTAG